From the genome of Capillibacterium thermochitinicola:
AAAGTCCGCCCGTCCTGGTGGATACTGATGTGCAACACATCGGGGTCGTTATAGTAGATATCCTGGGTCCCGTCGGCATGGTGGGCATCGGTATCAACAATCGCCACCCGGAGCCGGCCGTTCCGCAATTTGCGCAAATGTTCAATCATCACCGCTTCAATGTTAATCGTGCAGAACCCGCGGGAGCCGTGGACAATCCGCAGCGCATGGTGGCCCGGCGGGCGGAGTAAGGCGAAAGCCCGCTCCGTTTTCCCGCTGAACACCAGATCCCCGGCGGTGATCGTCCCCCCCGCCGCAATCAAATGCGATTCCGTACAGACTTTTCCCACGGACGGCACACAGATGTGGGCCCGCTCGATCTCCTGCCGCGTCGCGATCCGCGGCCGGAACTCCTTAATCTCCGGAAGGTCCAGCAGGCCTTCCTCCCGCAGCTGGTCCCTGGTGTAAAGCAGCCGCTCTTCCCGCTCCGGGTGATCGGGAGCAATCGCCCAGTCAAAGGCCGGAAAGAAGACCAAGCCCAATTTCGGTTTTGTCGTCATCGCAACCACTCGCTTTTCATTGATCAAAACAAAATCCGGCGGATTTTTGGTTTGACCTGCGCGCGCAGGTTGAAATTTTTTCCCACCGTATAAAAGTTGCGGACCATATTAAAGACTTCCTCTTCCGTAATCTCTATCTCCTCAGCCTCAATGGCGGCCCCCATTTTCTGCGCGTAGTTCACCGCCTGCCGGATTGCCTCCTGGCGGGCGGCTTCCAGATCAAAGGTGAAGGGCTGGCTAATGGCCGCCTCGTAGTCCAACTCGGGAACCACCAACTTTTGCAGGGCCGTATCCGCCCGCAGGGTAATGGCGAAAGTCGGGCGGCTGGCCGCCGCGCCAATCGCGTTGGCCGCCTCGTGATAGGGAAGGACCTGATAAGGTAGGCCCAGTTCCTGCCCGATCTTCGGGATAAAATAGGCGGCCGGTCCCCCCATCCCGACCAACCGCTTCGGCTTGAGCTTGGCGCCCGCCATCACCTGCGAAATCGTATAAACCGGCCGGCTGTTCAACTCGGCGTAAACCTCCTCGATCGCGGCGGCCGCTTTTTGGGCAAAGGCGTCAACGATCTTCTCGGCTAAAACGCGCGGCTCCAGCCCATAAGGCGCCCCCATCGCCTGCAAGGCCGCGTAGGCCAGCTCCGCGTCGCCCAAAACCGCGCCCCCCAAAGCCACCACCGCATCGGTAGGGGTCACGTGGGGTCCGCCCATGGCCACCGGCGGGCCCATCCGTTGGGGACCGATGGTCACCCGGGTTCCGTCAAACGTAACCTGGCTGTCGCCGCCCAAGCCCAGGGACCGGGAGAAAAAAGCCGGGACCAAAGTGGGATACCCGGCGATGACTGCCCCCTCCCGTTCGGCCAGCGGTTCGCCCCCCGCAAAGACCGAAATTTCGGTGGTGGTACCGCCGATATCAAGGGCAACCGCATCTTCCAGCTCCTCCGCCAACGCCCTCGTCCCCATCAGGCTCGCCGCCGGTCCCGACAGGATCGTCTCGATCGAACGGTGGACCGACTCGTGCAAGGCAAGGGTTCCGCCGTCCGCCTTTAAGAGATACACCTGCCCCAGCCGGTACTGGTCTTTCACCGCCTCGACCATCCGGACAAACTCGGCCTGCAGCGCGGCAATACTCGCGTTCAAAGCCGCCGTGGTAATCCGCCGCGGGAAATTCAACCTTCCCGATAACCGGTGTCCCAGGGTGACCGGGGCCAATTCCGGGAACTCCGCCGCGATCAGTTCTTCGATCACCAGCTCATGCTGGAAGTTGCGGGGCGAAAACTTCCCGACCACCGCCAGGGCTTGGTAACCGGCAGCCTTGGCCGCCCGGACCGCCGCCCGCACCTCCTCCCGGTCCAGGGGCCCGGTTTCGCGCCCGCGGTGGTCAATCGCGCCCGACAAGGGATAAAGTTTAAAGGGCACCGGGAGATCCTCCCACCGCAGGCCCGGCCCGGGAATAATCAGCACCGCCGTCGGTGCCCCCTTCCCTTCCACTATCGCATTGGTGGCCAAGGTTGTACTGAGGTGGAGCTCAACCGGCCC
Proteins encoded in this window:
- a CDS encoding hydantoinase/oxoprolinase family protein, whose translation is MSFLIGIDVGGTNTNGVLLKGAHVLATVKAPTDHHNLHTGTREVLTRLLQALPREEQGPVELHLSTTLATNAIVEGKGAPTAVLIIPGPGLRWEDLPVPFKLYPLSGAIDHRGRETGPLDREEVRAAVRAAKAAGYQALAVVGKFSPRNFQHELVIEELIAAEFPELAPVTLGHRLSGRLNFPRRITTAALNASIAALQAEFVRMVEAVKDQYRLGQVYLLKADGGTLALHESVHRSIETILSGPAASLMGTRALAEELEDAVALDIGGTTTEISVFAGGEPLAEREGAVIAGYPTLVPAFFSRSLGLGGDSQVTFDGTRVTIGPQRMGPPVAMGGPHVTPTDAVVALGGAVLGDAELAYAALQAMGAPYGLEPRVLAEKIVDAFAQKAAAAIEEVYAELNSRPVYTISQVMAGAKLKPKRLVGMGGPAAYFIPKIGQELGLPYQVLPYHEAANAIGAAASRPTFAITLRADTALQKLVVPELDYEAAISQPFTFDLEAARQEAIRQAVNYAQKMGAAIEAEEIEITEEEVFNMVRNFYTVGKNFNLRAQVKPKIRRILF